One genomic window of Prochlorococcus marinus str. NATL2A includes the following:
- the larC gene encoding nickel pincer cofactor biosynthesis protein LarC — MKSIFIDCSLGISGDMLASALFDLGVPHSIFLDNLVSLNIDKNYKLKFEAGDSDGIKGIVCKKNEIQFKELSRSLNEIKNLLLDSSLNDYVKKKSIKVFEILAEAEAVVHGNQISDVHFHELGSIDSILDIVNVCSAIDFLKPYKIYFSNPPSGKGIVSTSHGPMPVPVPTVLEIARQNEIPLMVLDDKYFGEITTPTGIALIATFIDKFGQPSNLNIQNIGIGLGSKNISRPNFLRILLIDENDYYMENNKPSNENIISQEAWIDDSTPEDVAVLIDRLRSAGAIDVICYSVDMKKNRKGICIQAIVYPKHKNLLREVWFNYSTTIGIRENNISRWILPRRIVSHKTKFGTVNVKQVMRPNGQTSIKIEHKDLTRITLNTGIPIEEIRQKLIIELSEFYEIDDWSF, encoded by the coding sequence ATGAAATCTATTTTTATTGATTGTAGTCTTGGAATATCTGGAGATATGCTCGCATCAGCTTTATTCGATTTAGGTGTTCCACACTCTATTTTCTTGGATAACTTAGTAAGTTTAAATATAGATAAAAATTATAAACTAAAATTTGAAGCGGGAGATAGTGATGGCATAAAAGGCATTGTCTGTAAAAAAAACGAAATTCAATTTAAGGAATTATCTAGAAGTCTTAATGAGATAAAGAACTTACTTCTCGATTCAAGCTTGAATGATTATGTGAAGAAAAAGTCTATTAAGGTTTTTGAAATTCTTGCTGAAGCTGAAGCAGTTGTTCACGGGAATCAAATCTCAGATGTTCATTTTCATGAACTAGGTTCAATAGATTCCATCCTTGATATTGTTAATGTTTGCTCAGCGATAGACTTTTTAAAGCCATACAAAATTTATTTTTCAAATCCACCTTCTGGGAAAGGAATTGTATCCACTTCACATGGCCCTATGCCTGTTCCAGTGCCTACTGTTTTAGAGATAGCGAGGCAAAATGAAATCCCATTAATGGTGCTTGATGATAAATATTTTGGTGAAATAACAACTCCTACTGGCATCGCATTGATAGCAACTTTTATAGATAAGTTTGGCCAACCAAGTAATCTAAATATTCAAAATATTGGTATTGGCTTAGGAAGTAAAAATATATCTCGTCCTAACTTTTTACGTATTCTGCTAATAGATGAAAATGATTATTATATGGAAAATAATAAACCCTCTAATGAAAATATAATTTCTCAGGAGGCTTGGATTGATGATTCTACTCCTGAAGATGTTGCTGTTTTAATCGATAGATTAAGGTCTGCAGGTGCCATAGATGTTATTTGTTATTCGGTCGATATGAAAAAAAATAGAAAAGGTATATGTATACAAGCTATTGTCTACCCAAAGCATAAAAATTTACTGCGTGAAGTTTGGTTTAACTACAGTACAACAATTGGAATAAGAGAAAATAATATTAGCCGCTGGATACTTCCAAGAAGAATAGTGAGTCATAAAACTAAATTTGGGACAGTTAATGTTAAGCAAGTAATGAGACCAAATGGTCAGACTTCAATAAAAATAGAACATAAAGACTTGACTCGAATAACTTTAAATACAGGAATCCCAATAGAAGAAATACGTCAGAAATTAATCATAGAATTATCAGAATTTTATGAAATCGATGATTGGTCTTTTTGA
- a CDS encoding lysylphosphatidylglycerol synthase domain-containing protein, which yields MNEIIRRNFVFGMISKINIKFLITLICFAFLGNSIYGNFDSLSNQTITSEEISWLLWGVIFSFFSIIINAYAWKLLINNIGCSISNLNIIQLFLATNIYKYLPGGIWHFVSRYKNLRLELSNEKSIESILLEPILMLVAGFIFIPFRGFNLPIYILCWSSTLLFLPTFRQSLIKKLRTMKASIFTNNVNIKDRDLAKNSQNISTSLFYPYKPLFVEIIFIFFRFIGFLCCVNAFSIGSLVSHGELISSFSLAWIIGLVVPAAPGGLGVFESVILFSLSSHLPEAPLLASLLCYRLVSTVSDILAALIYPVKKLFKV from the coding sequence ATGAATGAAATTATCAGAAGAAATTTTGTTTTTGGAATGATTTCTAAAATCAACATTAAATTTTTGATAACATTAATTTGTTTTGCATTTCTTGGGAATTCAATATATGGGAATTTTGATTCATTATCTAATCAGACAATTACTAGTGAAGAAATATCATGGCTATTATGGGGGGTTATATTTAGTTTCTTTAGTATAATTATTAATGCTTATGCATGGAAGCTTTTAATAAATAACATTGGTTGTAGTATTAGTAATTTGAATATAATACAACTTTTCCTGGCTACAAATATATATAAATATTTGCCTGGTGGAATATGGCATTTTGTTTCTAGATATAAGAACTTGCGGTTAGAACTTTCAAATGAAAAATCAATTGAATCTATTTTATTAGAGCCAATCTTAATGCTAGTTGCAGGCTTTATTTTTATACCTTTTAGAGGTTTCAATCTGCCCATTTATATACTTTGCTGGTCATCTACTTTACTCTTCTTGCCAACATTTAGACAGTCACTAATAAAGAAATTGAGGACAATGAAGGCAAGCATTTTTACTAATAATGTTAATATTAAAGACAGAGATTTAGCGAAAAATAGTCAAAATATTTCAACAAGTTTGTTTTACCCATATAAGCCACTATTTGTAGAGATTATATTTATTTTTTTCAGATTTATTGGTTTTTTATGTTGTGTAAATGCATTTTCTATTGGGTCATTAGTTTCACATGGTGAATTAATATCTTCCTTTTCCTTGGCTTGGATAATTGGTCTTGTAGTCCCTGCCGCACCGGGAGGGTTAGGTGTGTTTGAATCTGTGATTCTATTTAGTCTAAGTTCACATTTGCCAGAGGCACCTCTCTTGGCTTCATTGCTTTGCTATCGGCTAGTTTCAACAGTTTCTGATATATTGGCAGCTTTGATTTATCCAGTTAAAAAACTATTTAAAGTTTAA